In Halopiger aswanensis, the DNA window TTACTCCCCGTTGGTACTCGGCGCTTCGAACGCGTCCGGCCCGGCGCTGTTCGCGGTGAATCGTGATTTCACTGCGGTATCCGAAATACGGCTCGAGAAGACGACCGCTACTGGACGTACAACGAGTACGCGATCACGAGAAAGCCCGCGAGCACGAGCAGACTCTCGAGGAGCACTCCCATCGCCAATTCGACGTTGAGGAGCAGGTCGAACATCCCCGCGAGGACGAACCCGAGCGTCACAAGCCCGAATCCGACCGCAAGGTACCCGAG includes these proteins:
- a CDS encoding DUF7521 family protein; amino-acid sequence: MMGESTVEIAVALAVVKTIILVVGGIITYFAFKAYRRTRQRALGYLAVGFGLVTLGFVLAGMFDLLLNVELAMGVLLESLLVLAGFLVIAYSLYVQ